The Podospora pseudocomata strain CBS 415.72m chromosome 1 map unlocalized CBS415.72m_1, whole genome shotgun sequence genome has a segment encoding these proteins:
- a CDS encoding uncharacterized protein (EggNog:ENOG503P62J; COG:I) codes for MAQSEAFQKAVVDSKKLTSKPSNEDLLEIYGLYKVATGEKIADATKPGMFDLKGKAKYNAWQDVDNKGLTPEQAQEQYVAKIEEMKTKYGYDANKEPEAVGGN; via the exons ATGGCTCAGAGCGAGGCTTTCCAGAAGGCTGTTGTCGACTCCAAGAAGTTGActtccaagccctccaaCGAGGATCTCCTCGAGATCTATG GTCTCTACAAGGTCGCCACTGGCGAGAAGATTGCCGATGCCACCAAGCCTGGCATGTTCGACCTCAAA GGCAAAGCCAAGTACAACGCCTGGCAAGACGTTGACAACAAGGGCTTGACCCCCGAGCAGGCTCAGGAGCAGTACGtggccaagattgaggagatgaagacCAAGTACGGCTATGACGCCAACAAGGAACCCGAGGCTGTTGGCGGTAACTAG